The following are from one region of the Trichocoleus sp. genome:
- the trpB gene encoding tryptophan synthase subunit beta: MTHTPVSPSQSDLAQRPDALGRFGKFGGKYVPETLMPALSELEAAFYQYRNDPDFQTEFQVLLRDYVGRPTPLYFAERLTQHYARPDGSGAQIYLKREDLNHTGAHKINNALGQVLLAKRMGKQRIIAETGAGQHGVATATVCARFGLTCIIYMGVHDMERQSLNVFRMRLMGAEVRPVASGTGTLKDATSEAIRDWVTNVETTHYILGSVAGPHPYPMIVRDFQAIIGQETRRQCQEKWGGLPDILLACVGGGSNAMGLFHEFVNEPSVRMIGIEAGGEGVDSEKHAATLTRGRVGVLHGAMSYLLQDDDGQVVEPHSISAGLDYPGVGPEHSYLKDAGRAEYYSISDQEALSAFQQLSRLEGIIPALETAHAIAFLEQFCPQVSGNPRIVINCSGRGDKDVQTAAKHLDIQ, from the coding sequence GTGACCCACACTCCCGTTTCACCCAGCCAATCTGATCTTGCCCAACGCCCAGACGCACTCGGACGCTTCGGTAAATTCGGCGGCAAATATGTCCCTGAAACCCTGATGCCTGCCTTGAGCGAACTAGAAGCTGCCTTCTATCAATACCGCAACGATCCCGACTTTCAAACAGAATTTCAGGTACTCCTGCGTGACTATGTCGGCAGACCCACACCCCTCTACTTTGCTGAACGCCTGACCCAGCATTATGCTCGTCCAGATGGCAGTGGCGCTCAAATTTATCTGAAGCGGGAAGACCTCAATCACACAGGCGCTCATAAAATCAACAATGCTCTAGGGCAAGTGCTATTGGCGAAGCGGATGGGCAAGCAGCGCATTATTGCTGAAACAGGAGCCGGACAGCATGGCGTGGCAACTGCTACTGTTTGTGCTCGCTTTGGGCTAACCTGCATCATCTATATGGGTGTGCACGATATGGAGCGGCAGTCGCTGAATGTATTTCGGATGCGGCTGATGGGGGCAGAGGTGCGTCCAGTTGCATCCGGGACAGGAACGCTGAAAGATGCGACTTCGGAGGCAATCCGTGATTGGGTCACAAACGTTGAGACAACACACTATATTCTTGGTTCTGTTGCTGGACCTCATCCTTACCCAATGATTGTGCGCGACTTTCAGGCAATTATTGGGCAGGAGACAAGGCGACAGTGTCAGGAAAAATGGGGCGGTCTTCCTGATATTTTGCTGGCTTGTGTGGGCGGTGGCTCAAATGCAATGGGGCTGTTTCATGAGTTTGTCAATGAACCCTCAGTGCGGATGATTGGCATTGAAGCAGGCGGTGAAGGCGTTGATTCTGAAAAACATGCGGCAACGCTCACTCGTGGACGGGTTGGTGTGCTGCACGGCGCAATGAGCTATTTGCTGCAAGATGATGATGGTCAGGTTGTGGAACCCCATTCCATTAGTGCCGGATTGGACTATCCGGGCGTGGGACCAGAACACAGCTATTTGAAAGATGCTGGACGCGCCGAGTATTACAGTATTAGTGACCAGGAAGCGCTGAGTGCATTCCAACAACTCTCTCGTCTGGAAGGAATTATTCCGGCACTGGAAACTGCCCATGCGATCGCCTTTTTGGAGCAGTTCTGCCCCCAGGTATCGGGTAATCCTCGGATTGTCATCAATTGCTCTGGACGCGGCGATAAAGATGTCCAGACGGCAGCAAAACATCTCGATATCCAGTAA
- a CDS encoding ribonuclease H-like domain-containing protein, whose amino-acid sequence MEFADFQVCDRDLPEPVLAGYLQAEALAVDTETMGLLPQRDRLCVVQLCDPQGRVTVLRIAQGQTEAPHLKQLLEAPQTLKIFHFARFDLATIRHHLGIHVSPVFCTKIASKLARTYTPKHGLKDVVQELEQVELDKSAQSSDWGNAANLSPDQLRYAANDVRYLINVQQKLTDMLKREGRWKLAQDCFQCLPTIVALDLLQYQNIFEH is encoded by the coding sequence ATGGAATTCGCTGATTTTCAAGTCTGCGATCGAGATTTGCCAGAGCCAGTTTTGGCAGGCTATCTACAAGCAGAAGCGCTCGCCGTGGATACTGAAACCATGGGGTTATTGCCGCAGCGCGATCGGCTCTGTGTCGTGCAGCTTTGCGATCCCCAGGGACGGGTAACGGTGCTTCGCATTGCTCAAGGACAAACAGAGGCACCTCACCTCAAGCAATTACTGGAAGCGCCACAAACTCTTAAGATTTTTCACTTTGCTCGATTTGATTTAGCGACAATTCGCCATCATCTCGGCATCCATGTTTCACCAGTCTTCTGCACCAAGATTGCCAGTAAGCTGGCGCGAACCTATACCCCAAAACATGGGCTAAAAGACGTGGTACAGGAGCTAGAGCAAGTTGAACTGGATAAATCTGCTCAAAGCTCAGATTGGGGAAATGCGGCGAACCTCTCGCCCGATCAGCTACGCTATGCCGCAAATGACGTGCGCTACTTAATCAATGTGCAGCAAAAGCTCACCGACATGCTGAAGCGCGAAGGACGATGGAAGCTGGCTCAGGATTGCTTTCAGTGCTTGCCGACGATCGTCGCTCTTGATCTACTGCAATACCAAAATATCTTCGAGCATTAA
- a CDS encoding sugar ABC transporter substrate-binding protein, whose amino-acid sequence MRTKSWKTVGVFALLGLLLSWVVSSCTPSPSKSGAASGTGEVEFWTMQLQPQFTDYFNQLIASFEQENPGTKVRWVDVPWADMQSKILTAVSAGTAPDVVNLNPDFAAQLAGRNAWLNLDDRLSAVEKDQYLPNIWQATAFDGRSFGIPWYLSTSITIYNKNLLQQAGVSKPPATYTELAQVAKQVKDKTGKYAFFVTFVPEDSGEVLQSFVQMGATLLDNQGKAAFNAPEGKAVFQYWTDLYQQGLLPKEALTQGHRRAIELYQAGETALLSTGPQFLKTIATNAPAVAQASASAPQLTGSTGKKSVAIMNLVIPRSTDQPDAALKFALFVTNNENQLAFAKAANVLPSTVGALKDSYFTSIPATAPPIDQARAISAKQMQDAQVLVPNSKDIKTLQKVIYDNLQAAMLKEKTVDQAIADAADEWNQR is encoded by the coding sequence ATGAGGACAAAAAGCTGGAAAACCGTAGGTGTCTTTGCCCTGTTAGGTTTGCTGCTGAGTTGGGTGGTGAGTAGCTGTACGCCCAGCCCCTCGAAGTCCGGAGCAGCCTCTGGAACGGGTGAAGTTGAGTTTTGGACAATGCAGCTTCAGCCTCAGTTTACGGACTATTTCAATCAACTCATTGCCAGCTTTGAGCAGGAAAATCCGGGGACAAAAGTGCGTTGGGTCGATGTGCCTTGGGCAGACATGCAAAGCAAAATTCTTACGGCTGTCTCTGCCGGAACTGCGCCAGATGTGGTGAACCTCAACCCCGACTTTGCCGCACAACTCGCCGGACGCAATGCCTGGCTAAATTTGGACGATCGCCTCTCTGCTGTTGAAAAAGACCAGTATTTGCCTAATATCTGGCAAGCCACTGCCTTCGATGGTAGGAGTTTCGGGATTCCCTGGTACCTCTCCACCAGCATCACGATTTACAACAAAAATTTACTGCAGCAGGCAGGAGTCAGCAAACCACCTGCAACCTACACTGAACTGGCGCAAGTTGCAAAGCAGGTAAAAGACAAAACGGGCAAATATGCCTTCTTCGTGACCTTTGTGCCAGAAGACTCTGGTGAGGTGCTGCAATCCTTTGTGCAGATGGGAGCAACACTGCTGGATAATCAGGGCAAGGCGGCATTTAACGCCCCGGAAGGGAAAGCCGTTTTCCAATATTGGACCGATCTGTATCAGCAGGGACTCCTGCCGAAAGAAGCCCTGACGCAAGGACATCGACGCGCGATCGAACTGTACCAGGCGGGCGAAACAGCACTACTCTCGACTGGACCTCAATTTCTCAAGACGATCGCCACCAATGCTCCGGCAGTGGCTCAGGCATCGGCATCTGCGCCTCAACTCACCGGATCAACGGGCAAAAAGAGTGTTGCCATTATGAATTTAGTGATTCCCCGCAGTACTGATCAGCCCGATGCTGCCCTTAAATTTGCGCTATTTGTTACTAATAACGAAAATCAGCTTGCTTTTGCAAAAGCAGCAAATGTCCTCCCTTCAACCGTAGGTGCGCTTAAAGACAGCTATTTCACTAGTATTCCGGCTACAGCTCCTCCGATCGACCAGGCACGTGCAATTAGCGCGAAACAGATGCAGGATGCTCAAGTTTTAGTCCCGAACAGCAAGGACATTAAAACCCTGCAAAAAGTAATCTATGACAATTTGCAAGCGGCAATGCTGAAAGAAAAAACGGTTGATCAGGCGATCGCTGATGCAGCAGATGAATGGAATCAACGATAA
- a CDS encoding ABC transporter permease, protein MSLTKFRFPGLHLFAQYPRLSIQLMAIGSVITLIFILAALFAPLLQAWGILQNPMEGLANPIHQPPSATHWFGTSRQGYDVFSRTVFGTQAALQVVVLATVLSLLIGVPLGMVSGYLGGWLDRTLLFLMDTIYTLPGLLLSVTLAFVVGRGVWNAAIALSIAYIPQYYRVVRNHTVSIKTELFIEAARSMGASTWRVLTRYLFLNVIQSVPVLFTLNAADAVLILGGLGFLGLGLPENTPEWGSDLQQALDALPTGIWWTALFPGLALTLLVVGLSLVGEGLNELIDPRSREG, encoded by the coding sequence ATGAGCTTGACCAAATTCCGTTTCCCTGGCTTGCATCTCTTCGCACAATATCCGCGACTTTCGATTCAGCTCATGGCGATCGGCAGCGTTATTACCTTAATCTTCATCCTGGCTGCGCTGTTTGCGCCACTGCTGCAAGCTTGGGGAATTTTGCAGAACCCAATGGAAGGACTGGCAAATCCGATTCATCAGCCCCCCTCGGCAACGCACTGGTTTGGAACATCGCGGCAGGGGTATGACGTGTTTTCGCGAACAGTATTTGGGACTCAGGCAGCCTTGCAGGTAGTAGTGTTAGCAACCGTACTCAGTTTGTTGATTGGGGTGCCTCTGGGCATGGTTAGCGGCTATTTGGGGGGATGGCTCGATCGCACGCTCCTTTTCCTGATGGATACGATCTATACGCTGCCGGGTTTGTTGCTCTCGGTGACGTTGGCATTCGTGGTGGGTCGGGGCGTGTGGAATGCTGCCATTGCCCTCAGTATTGCCTATATACCGCAATATTATCGGGTGGTACGAAATCATACGGTTAGCATCAAGACAGAACTGTTTATTGAAGCAGCGCGATCGATGGGGGCTTCCACCTGGCGCGTTTTAACTCGCTATTTGTTTCTAAATGTGATTCAAAGTGTTCCCGTTCTGTTCACGCTCAACGCCGCTGATGCTGTGCTGATTCTAGGAGGTTTGGGTTTTCTGGGGTTAGGTCTGCCCGAAAATACGCCGGAATGGGGCAGTGATTTACAGCAGGCACTCGATGCACTACCCACAGGAATCTGGTGGACAGCTCTGTTTCCTGGTCTGGCATTAACGCTGCTC